The sequence TGAGTGCATGTAATTGAACATACAGATACATCCGTGCTGTGTTCCACCAGGGCATTATGGATTACATACTTTAGACTGTTAATAATGGTGGGCCCTAATTTCAATGCTATGCAATGTGCAAATTCAGTGCAAAATACCGACTGCATGAACTATATCATGTGGTGTGTGGGAGTGTTGAGCTGATCCACCGATCTTTGTGCATATAGCATCTTGCTCATGGTAGGCTTAAGACTGCGCTTTGCCTGTCATTTGAATTAGAATGCAGTATGTTCAGGCCTACCACAGAGCAACTCTAGTGTCACCCTGTGCTTATAAGGAGTAGTTCACTATTTTATACTATTTATAGGACTCAGCATCATTGTTTTTATAGTAATCTATAAACACAAAAAGTATTGGCTCCATGACCCTATGATGGTGTTATCCATTTGTTCAGGATGCATCCCTCCTGTGTTGCAGTATGATTTCATATCCATAGATTGCACACTTTCAACTGACAAGCAAGTGTACAGGCAAGTTAGGCAAATACACCACTAACTCTGAAATGCCAGACCAATCTTATGGCTGCACTGCAATTTTCAGTGTTAATGTCATTTTCGGTTGTATATATACCATGATGGTAATACTAATATTACCATCAAGTGTTAAACTCTCAGATGTAGCTGTCCAGACAGTTAAACTTCAACAATTATACGATTGGTTAAGCATACAATAGACTGCCAGTGTTCCTTTGTCTCTTTGTGTGCAGTTCCCTCTCTTTTACACAAAACCCACTATGTGAAAGAATGGGTCAGAGATTATTCTGACCGTTAAAATCTTGACTTGATCAGACCGTTTCTGCATTCAAAAATTAATGCCACGTGAACCAACAAGTTTTCAAATCAAAATGTTTTATTGAATCATTTATAGTTTCTCAACATATTGTGATTTGACATCTGCAAAACCAGTTTCAGTGTAGCATAATTGCTTTAACACACAGTGTTTACATGCTTCGTCTTTGCACAGACCAAATATACTTAAGTCAAACGTGCAAACCtcataaaaaatacattataaCCCGTGGGGTTTACAATTGTGTTGTGTACAAACCATTTTCTTTGAAACCCCAAAGAGGATTGCATTCAATAACGTTCACAAACGGAACAGGCATTGATCTGTGCATTTGGCTAAAATCTGTATGTAAGCATGCCATTAGCCAAAAATATTGCGAAACACGTATTTTTACAGTTAATCTCTGTAGCAGGCGTCATTCTAAGACATTGCAATCGTGTGTGTCCACgaaaaataaatataacattTAACATGACAAATATACCTATGTACAAAATAAATACAGAGATGTATCCTAGATGTCTCTACCAAGGTCTCCACATGTTGGCAGCAACTGCCTGTTGCGCAGGCTGTGCGCGGTTAGGGAGGGGAGCGACACAGCTGCTGGTCTGGCTCTGAGCTAGTTTCGCTGCAGACTTGATGCTTTGAATTTTCTCTTGGATTTGTGGTAGCATCTTGGAGGTCTGTCCGCAACAGTTTTGACACGTCGGAGCCACTGCAGGCATGGACTTCTTGATGAAGTCGTTCACCCGATGGCGGGCATCTTTATCGAGACTGGTTTGAGGGAGCAGTGTTGAGACGCGCTGGAGACACGCTTTGTAACCATCTTTGTAACTGTCAGTTGAACCTATCGAAAAATAATAAAGAATCATTAGTACCACAATTCCAGTTAAATCACGGTAAATGATTATGAAAATATTGGACAATTTATGTTCAAATCATGTGAAATGAACGTACCTTtgacaggagaggagggaagatcACTGAGGAATCTAACGGTCATCTCAAGGATGTCAGCTTTTTCCAATTTGGAGTACCGGCAATTCTGAAAAATAGAAAAGCAcaactcattagtttctgacattCATACAGGAAGGCGAGAAATTTAGCATTCAGTGGGCCTATATTAAGATCAAAACGGATTGACATATGAATACTTACATCTTTGC comes from Alosa sapidissima isolate fAloSap1 chromosome 7, fAloSap1.pri, whole genome shotgun sequence and encodes:
- the LOC121713064 gene encoding transcription factor HES-2-like, producing MAPNMIIEAAQTFGSGSTVAQRKEASELRRTLKPLMEKKRRARINDSLNHLKTLILPLVGKDNCRYSKLEKADILEMTVRFLSDLPSSPVKGSTDSYKDGYKACLQRVSTLLPQTSLDKDARHRVNDFIKKSMPAVAPTCQNCCGQTSKMLPQIQEKIQSIKSAAKLAQSQTSSCVAPLPNRAQPAQQAVAANMWRPW